The Panicum virgatum strain AP13 chromosome 5K, P.virgatum_v5, whole genome shotgun sequence genome has a window encoding:
- the LOC120707836 gene encoding putative methyltransferase DDB_G0268948, with product MAGLYEKPSETYAKKRPRYPKEWFSMLAGLTAGHQRAWDAGCGSGQAAISMAEHYESVVATDVSEGQLRNAIAHPRVRYAHTPEHLSEEELVALVGGEGSLDLIVVATSIHWFDIPLFYAVVNRALKKPGGVLAVWGYNYEIHPFEDALHGQLYAALRPYQDPRTRLAMERYRSLPFPFEPVGVGAEGAPADVDMEVEMTLEDLAGFVMTGSVVTTAREKGAGAEMEAVVRDVMKRVEGEWGDAPTVPRKLAFKAFMLAGRPKC from the exons ATGGCTGGGCTGTACGAGAAGCCGTCGGAGACGTACGCCAAGAAGCGTCCGCGGTACCCCAAGGAGTGGTTCTCCATGCTGGCCGGGCTCACCGCCGGCCACCAGCGCGCTTGGGACGCGGGCTGCGGCAGCGGCCAGGCCGCCATCAGC ATGGCGGAGCACTATGAGAGCGTGGTGGCGACGGACGTGAGCGAGGGCCAGCTCCGGAACGCCATCGCGCACCCCCGGGTGCGGTACGCCCACACCCCGGAGCACCTCTCGGAGGAGGAGCTCGTGGCcctggtcggcggcgagggctccCTGGACCTGATCGTGGTGGCCACCTCCATCCACTGGTTCGACATCCCGCTCTTCTACGCCGTGGTGAACCGCGCCCTGAAGAAGCCCGGCGGCGTGCTCGCCGTGTGGGGCTACAACTACGAGATCCACCCGTTCGAGGACGCGCTGCACGGGCAGCTCTACGCGGCCCTGCGGCCGTACCAGGACCCCCGGACCAGGCTCGCCATGGAGCGGTACCGGTCCCTGCCGTTCCCGTTCGAGCCCGTCGGGGTGGGCGCCGAGGGCGCGCCCGCCGACGTGGACATGGAGGTGGAGATGACGCTGGAGGACCTGGCCGGGTTCGTGATGACCGGGTCGGTGGTGACCACGGCGAGGGAGAAGGGCGCCGGCGCGGAGATGGAGGCGGTGGTGAGGGACGTGATGAAGCGGGTGGAGGGGGAGTGGGGGGACGCGCCCACCGTGCCCAGGAAGCTCGCGTTCAAGGCGTTCATGCTCGCCGGGAGGCCCAAGTGCTGA
- the LOC120707840 gene encoding type I inositol polyphosphate 5-phosphatase 1-like isoform X2, producing MAAAHPSSSARARAPLPAPAPAARPLHPLAGLEEGEAVAAAAHPGAHRVRRRGRKQKQLWPKTVLRKWLNIRSPESDFSADEGDTTDDTDSEVEYEGNQLGPVPYGLHRRRKSETLRAQYIDVRELRICAGTWNVAGRLPPDDLDIQEWLDMEEPSDIYVLGFQEIVPLNAGNIFGAEDNRPIAMWENIIRETLNKISPDKPKYKCHSDPPSPSRFKPSVDAFIMEDELISESDSESDGEVHPFNDQDLIASVDGIHGNTCERPTAAPETILQDDKFSKLPSMKTFDRSHNLSFKESNLEEQICQKILTKTLSHSERLGMVWPEPPLDMLAQYLPDSTKSLASGRALRTYLSFKSVNGDSGPFPEDNLVPDLNINYAAVKSKKPYFVRIISKQMVGVYLSIWVRRSLRKHIQSLKVSTVGVGAMGYIGNKGSISVSMSIYQTHFCFICCHLTSGEKEGDELKRNADVQEIHRRTVFNPVSRVNMPKTIYDHERIVWLGDLNYRINLSYEKTHELISRQDWNKLFAFDQLKVELKKGHPFEGWTEGVINFPPTYKYKVNSGKYISDDHKSGRRTPAWCDRILSHGKGTRLLSYKTVDLRLSDHRPVTAVYMVDVEVFSSKKLQRALTFTDAEVEEQLSFEEDSTSGIYNLGLY from the exons ATGGCCGCGGCGCACCCCTCGTCGTCCGCGCgggcgcgcgcgccgctgccggcgccggcgccggcggctcgcCCATTGCATCCCCTCGCCGgcctggaggaaggggaagccgtggcggccgccgctcaccccgGCGCGCACCGGGTGCGGCGCAGGGGGAGGAAGCAGAAGCAG CTCTGGCCCAAGACGGTGCTGCGGAAGTGGCTCAACATCAGGTCGCCGGAGTCCGACTTCAGCGCCGACGAGGGCGACACCACCGACGACACCGACAGCGAGGTCGAGTACGAAG GAAACCAACTAGGGCCAGTTCCCTATGGGCTCCATAGAAGGCGCAAGTCAGAGACCCTCCGTGCACAATATATAGATGTCAGGGAACTAAG GATATGTGCGGGAACATGGAATGTTGCAGGCAGACTTCCGCCTGATGACTTGGATATTCAAGAATGGTTAGATATGGAGGAGCCATCTGATATATATGTTCTTGG GTTTCAAGAAATTGTTCCATTAAATGCTGGGAATATATTTGGTGCTGAAGACAACCGTCCTATTGCAATGTGGGAGAATATTATTCGTGAAACTTTGAATAAGATCAGCCCAGATAAACCAAAATATAAATGCCATAGTGATCCTCCTTCTCCATCAAGGTTCAAGCCATCTGTTGATgctttcattatggaagatgaACTTATTAGTGAGTCTGATAGCGAAAGTGATGGGGAGGTGCATCCGTTTAATGACCAAGATTTGATTGCTTCTGTTGATGGCATTCATGGTAACACATGTGAACGCCCCACTGCTGCACCCGAAAcaattttacaagatgataagTTCAGCAAGCTGCCTTCAATGAAGACTTTTGATAGATCCCATAACTTAAGTTTTAAAGAATCTAATTTGGAAGAGCAGATCTGTCAGAAGATATTAACTAAAACTCTCAGTCACTCGGAGAGGCTTGGAATGGTTTGGCCTGAACCACCATTGGATATGTTGGCACAGTATCTTCCCGACAGCACAAAATCATTAGCTTCAGGGAGAGCATTACGAACATATTTGTCTTTCAAGTCAGTAAATGGAGACTCTGGTCCATTTCCAGAGGACAATTTAGTTCCAGATTTAAACATTAACTATGCAGCAGTTAAAAGTAAAAAACCATATTTTGTAAGGATAATAAGCAAGCAGATGGTCGGAGTGTATCTATCAATCTGGGTACGAAGAAGCCTCCGGAAGCATATTCAGAGTCTGAAAGTATCAACTGTAGGGGTCGGTGCCATGGGCTACATTGGTAATAAG GGATCAATATCAGTAAGCATGTCCATATATCAAACACACTTTTGCTTTATATGTTGTCATCTGACCTCTGGAGAAAAAGAGGGAGATGAATTAAAAAGGAATGCTGATGTTCAAGAAATCCACCGAAGGACCGTATTTAATCCAGTTTCCAGAGTCAACATGCCTAAGACAATATATGACCATGA AAGGATTGTGTGGCTTGGTGATCTCAACTATAGGATTAACTTATCATACGAGAAGACCCATGAACTCATCTCCAGGCAGGACTGGAATAAATTATTTGCTTTCGATCAG CTGAAAGTAGAGCTGAAGAAGGGACATCCATTTGAAGGGTGGACCGAAGGGGTCATCAACTTTCCTCCGACATACAAATACAAGGTTAACTCAGGAAAATACATAAGTGATGATCACAAATCTGGAAGGAGGACACCTGCATG GTGTGACCGAATTCTTTCCCATGGTAAGGGTACGAGGTTACTGTCATATAAGACAGTTGATCTCCGGCTGTCGGATCACCGCCCTGTGACTGCTGTGTACATGGTAGATGTTGAGGTTTTCTCTTCAAAAAAGCTGCAGAGAGCTCTTACCTTCACCGATGCAGAGGTTGAGGAACAGCTTTCCTTTGAGGAAGATAGCACTTCTGGAATATACAACCTTGGACTATATTGA
- the LOC120707840 gene encoding type I inositol polyphosphate 5-phosphatase 1-like isoform X1 produces the protein MAAAHPSSSARARAPLPAPAPAARPLHPLAGLEEGEAVAAAAHPGAHRVRRRGRKQKQLWPKTVLRKWLNIRSPESDFSADEGDTTDDTDSEVEYEEMCAWERKLHDEERNHRGLGAETIGNQLGPVPYGLHRRRKSETLRAQYIDVRELRICAGTWNVAGRLPPDDLDIQEWLDMEEPSDIYVLGFQEIVPLNAGNIFGAEDNRPIAMWENIIRETLNKISPDKPKYKCHSDPPSPSRFKPSVDAFIMEDELISESDSESDGEVHPFNDQDLIASVDGIHGNTCERPTAAPETILQDDKFSKLPSMKTFDRSHNLSFKESNLEEQICQKILTKTLSHSERLGMVWPEPPLDMLAQYLPDSTKSLASGRALRTYLSFKSVNGDSGPFPEDNLVPDLNINYAAVKSKKPYFVRIISKQMVGVYLSIWVRRSLRKHIQSLKVSTVGVGAMGYIGNKGSISVSMSIYQTHFCFICCHLTSGEKEGDELKRNADVQEIHRRTVFNPVSRVNMPKTIYDHERIVWLGDLNYRINLSYEKTHELISRQDWNKLFAFDQLKVELKKGHPFEGWTEGVINFPPTYKYKVNSGKYISDDHKSGRRTPAWCDRILSHGKGTRLLSYKTVDLRLSDHRPVTAVYMVDVEVFSSKKLQRALTFTDAEVEEQLSFEEDSTSGIYNLGLY, from the exons ATGGCCGCGGCGCACCCCTCGTCGTCCGCGCgggcgcgcgcgccgctgccggcgccggcgccggcggctcgcCCATTGCATCCCCTCGCCGgcctggaggaaggggaagccgtggcggccgccgctcaccccgGCGCGCACCGGGTGCGGCGCAGGGGGAGGAAGCAGAAGCAG CTCTGGCCCAAGACGGTGCTGCGGAAGTGGCTCAACATCAGGTCGCCGGAGTCCGACTTCAGCGCCGACGAGGGCGACACCACCGACGACACCGACAGCGAGGTCGAGTACGAAG AGATGTGTGCCTGGGAACGCAAGTTACATGATGAAGAGAGGAACCACCGTGGACTTGGTGCTGAAACTATTG GAAACCAACTAGGGCCAGTTCCCTATGGGCTCCATAGAAGGCGCAAGTCAGAGACCCTCCGTGCACAATATATAGATGTCAGGGAACTAAG GATATGTGCGGGAACATGGAATGTTGCAGGCAGACTTCCGCCTGATGACTTGGATATTCAAGAATGGTTAGATATGGAGGAGCCATCTGATATATATGTTCTTGG GTTTCAAGAAATTGTTCCATTAAATGCTGGGAATATATTTGGTGCTGAAGACAACCGTCCTATTGCAATGTGGGAGAATATTATTCGTGAAACTTTGAATAAGATCAGCCCAGATAAACCAAAATATAAATGCCATAGTGATCCTCCTTCTCCATCAAGGTTCAAGCCATCTGTTGATgctttcattatggaagatgaACTTATTAGTGAGTCTGATAGCGAAAGTGATGGGGAGGTGCATCCGTTTAATGACCAAGATTTGATTGCTTCTGTTGATGGCATTCATGGTAACACATGTGAACGCCCCACTGCTGCACCCGAAAcaattttacaagatgataagTTCAGCAAGCTGCCTTCAATGAAGACTTTTGATAGATCCCATAACTTAAGTTTTAAAGAATCTAATTTGGAAGAGCAGATCTGTCAGAAGATATTAACTAAAACTCTCAGTCACTCGGAGAGGCTTGGAATGGTTTGGCCTGAACCACCATTGGATATGTTGGCACAGTATCTTCCCGACAGCACAAAATCATTAGCTTCAGGGAGAGCATTACGAACATATTTGTCTTTCAAGTCAGTAAATGGAGACTCTGGTCCATTTCCAGAGGACAATTTAGTTCCAGATTTAAACATTAACTATGCAGCAGTTAAAAGTAAAAAACCATATTTTGTAAGGATAATAAGCAAGCAGATGGTCGGAGTGTATCTATCAATCTGGGTACGAAGAAGCCTCCGGAAGCATATTCAGAGTCTGAAAGTATCAACTGTAGGGGTCGGTGCCATGGGCTACATTGGTAATAAG GGATCAATATCAGTAAGCATGTCCATATATCAAACACACTTTTGCTTTATATGTTGTCATCTGACCTCTGGAGAAAAAGAGGGAGATGAATTAAAAAGGAATGCTGATGTTCAAGAAATCCACCGAAGGACCGTATTTAATCCAGTTTCCAGAGTCAACATGCCTAAGACAATATATGACCATGA AAGGATTGTGTGGCTTGGTGATCTCAACTATAGGATTAACTTATCATACGAGAAGACCCATGAACTCATCTCCAGGCAGGACTGGAATAAATTATTTGCTTTCGATCAG CTGAAAGTAGAGCTGAAGAAGGGACATCCATTTGAAGGGTGGACCGAAGGGGTCATCAACTTTCCTCCGACATACAAATACAAGGTTAACTCAGGAAAATACATAAGTGATGATCACAAATCTGGAAGGAGGACACCTGCATG GTGTGACCGAATTCTTTCCCATGGTAAGGGTACGAGGTTACTGTCATATAAGACAGTTGATCTCCGGCTGTCGGATCACCGCCCTGTGACTGCTGTGTACATGGTAGATGTTGAGGTTTTCTCTTCAAAAAAGCTGCAGAGAGCTCTTACCTTCACCGATGCAGAGGTTGAGGAACAGCTTTCCTTTGAGGAAGATAGCACTTCTGGAATATACAACCTTGGACTATATTGA
- the LOC120707841 gene encoding probable choline kinase 2, protein MVAIENQSQVARAAAAEAVPAAGPRIPKEARRLLHDLAAAWADVADCRALQVVPLKGAMTNEVYQVRWLTGVPSAGGEAEEPRGEREVRKVLVRIYGDGVDLFFDREDEVRTFECMSRHGQGPRLLGRFPNGRVEEFIHARTLSAADLRDPEISALVASKLREFHNLDMPGPKSVLIWDRLRNWLKTAKNLCSSDEAKEFRLDSLENEITALQNDVSGDYHWIGFCHNDLQYGNIMIDEETNMLTIIDYEYASFNPVAYDIANHFCEMAADYHSANPHILDYSKYPDTDEQKRFVKTYLSISGEEPDAEEAENLLQSIEKYTLASHLVWGLWGIISDHVNDIDFDYKEYARQRFEQYWQKKTANLQS, encoded by the exons ATGGTGGCGATCGAGAACCAGAGCCAGgtcgcgcgggcggcggcggcggaggcggtgccgGCAGCGGGGCCGCGGATCCCCaaggaggcgcggcggctgctgcacgacctggcggcggcgtgggcggacGTGGCGGACTGCCGCGCGCTCCAGGTCGTGCCGCTCAAGGGCGCCATGACCAACGAGGTGTACCAGGTGCGCTGGCTCACCGGCGTCCCctccgcgggcggcgaggcggaggagccccggggggagagggaggtgAGGAAGGTGCTCGTGCGGATATACGGCGACGGCGTCGACCTCTTCTTCGACCGCGAGGACGAGGTGCGCACCTTCGAGTGCATGTCCCGCCACGGCCAGGGTCCCCGCCTCCTCGGCCGCTTCCCCAACGGCCGCGTCGAGGAGTTCATCCACGCAAGG ACACTGTCAGCTGCCGACCTTCGCGATCCTGAGATTTCAGCTCTCGTTGCTTCCAAACTGAGGGAATTCCACAACCTTGACATGCCTGGTCCCAAATCTGTGCTCATTTGGGACAGACTAAG GAACTGGCTCAAAACTGCTAAGAACTTATGCTCGTCTGATGAAGCCAAAGAATTTCGGTTGGACAGCCTGGAGAATGAGATTACTGCATTGCAGAATGATGTTTCAGGTGATTACCACTGGATTGGTTTTTGTCACAACGATCTTCAGTACGGCAACATCATGATTGATGAAGAGACCAACATGCTGACCATCATT GATTATGAGTATGCAAGCTTTAACCCAGTTGCATACGACATTGCTAACCATTTCTGTGAGATGGCGGCTGACTATCATTCAGCAAATCCTCATATCCTGGACTACAGCAAATATCCAG ATACTGATGAGCAGAAACGTTTCGTCAAGACATACCTGAGCATTTCTG GTGAGGAACCTGATGCGGAAGAGGCGGAGAACCTGCTCCAAAGCATTGAGAAGTACACGCTCGCCAGTCATCTAGTATGGGGCCTCTGGGGAATAATCTCG GATCATGTCAACGATATTGACTTCGACTACAAGGAGTATGCAAGGCAGAGATTCGAGCAGTACTGGCAGAAGAAGACTGCAAATCTGCAATCTTGA